A stretch of DNA from Vidua chalybeata isolate OUT-0048 chromosome 27, bVidCha1 merged haplotype, whole genome shotgun sequence:
GCTCACGTACCATCTTCGCCGCCGCCAGCCGGGAGGagccgccccggcccgcccaCTGCCATGGCCGCCCGCCTCGGGCGCGCCGATTGGCCCGCGCCGCGGAGTGCCGCGCTCCTATTGGGCGCGGCGCCTGTCAGTCATCGCCGGGAAGGTTGGGTTGAGGCAGGAAGTGGCCGCGCGGAACGGGCGGGGCGGGTGCAGCGCGGGAGGACCCGGAtggagcgcggcgcggggcgcgcTGGGAGTTGTAGTTTGGGCGCCAGCCCGCTCGTTAATTAAGGGGCGGCTCATTAATCTGCGGCTCATTAGCGGCGCGgcggggaggaggagaactccTTCCCTTTATCCCATCCCAGAGGTGATGCTGGAATCAGGAGCCCAGAGGATCGGGCGGAGTGAAGTAAACCTGAATTCCACCCCTAATTCCGCACCGCCCCCACCCGGGCCCTTCCCAAATATCCGCCCCTGGCTCGCGCCAGATCCCCCCTCCTCATTAACCCCGCACCCTAATTAGCGCAGGAAGCTCCAGGCGACACGCTGGGATCTCGGCACGCTCCGCACCCCCGCGTTtataaacaaacagaaattttaaaactttggaACAAACACGCGAGGGTGATTTAACAACCGCAGCGGCGACCGCGCCCCAAACCCCGCAGAGGGGCGCAGGTgacagggccagcagggctgggctcccccTGCAGGGCCCGGCGGGACCGTCCCGAATCCGCGGAGCATTCCCGGGGCATTCCCGGGGCATTCCCGGGGCATTCCCGGCGCTCCCTCAGTGGCTCAGGGATTTCCTGCCCTTCAGCATCCGGCGCAGGATCACGGCGATCCCGCCGGGAGTTCTGATCCGTTTGATCCAGCCGTGAGTCTTCTTCCGCTTCCAGTTGTTGGGCTGGTACTCGTTCCCCCGGCACTTGCCGCGGGTTTGTTGGAAATCCCACGCCGGCACCGGGACGCGGCGGAGAGCGGCGGCGCCGGAGCTCCCGGGGAGCGGCTCCAGAGCGTTTGGGAGCAGCGGGAAGGGAAAACCTCGCAGCAGGGAAAAGCTTGGGGGAAACGAAAGCAGAACACGGAGTGAGCGGAGGGAATAAAGGATGAATTTGGAATTTTACGGTTGGGATTTCCCCTCCCGGTACCTGCGGCCCCCGGCCCGCGCCCACACCGGGCCCAGCGCCGCCATTTCGCTCCGCCCGCCAACAACGCCGCTTCCCATTGGCTCCGTACTCCCGGCCAATCACAGCCGGCGCCGCGCCGCGCGGGCTGATGGGGGGCGTAGTCCTCCGGGGGGGTCGTGGCGGAGTTACCATGGCAACGGCGCCACTGCGGCCTTGTCGCCTCGGGGGCTGTCGGTTGTCGCCGAGGCTGTCGCGACAGGCCACAAAGCCACTCCCAGTGCCTGgaagggctccaggagagctggagagggactggggacaagggatggagggacaggacacaggggaTGGATTgggggtgggaaaagggagatcggggtgggattttgggaagggattcctgcctgggagggaatgggatggaattcccagagcagctgtgactgcTCCATCCCCACAATGTCCAAAggaaggctggagcagcctggggtggtgGGAGGTCCAAGATGGgactgggtgggatttaaggtccttccaacccagacaattccaggattttccttttCGGGATCAATCCCAGCCCTATCccaagggcaggagcagctccggGATTTTTCCCTCCTGGTTTTGGTGTCCCGGCAGGAATGACGGGATGTggctcccccctccccaaccccaaaatctgaggggtaaaaaaaccccaaaactcagcCCTGGTTTGGTGCTTGGCCTCCTGGCCTGGTGCCCTGTGGGTGACACTGTCAcacccctggcactgccacacgTGTGACACATTGGTGACACTGACACACCCCTGGCACCGCCACACATGTGACAGTTTGTGACACTGACACACCCCTGGCACCGCCACACGTGTGACAGTTTGTGACACTGACAcacccctggcactgccacacgTGTGACAGGttggtggcactgccaccctcATGGCACTGCCCGTGGCACTGCCACACTCGCGCCCTTTGCCACCCCACAGTGCCACCACCCCATCCCAAATgccacctgtgtcccctcctgtccccatccctgtccccatccctgtccccggtgtccccctgGCTCTTGGTGGCCCCGGGATTTGTCCATCAGTCCCTGTCCCTATTcttgtcccctcctgtccccatttctgtccctgctgtccctttccctgtccccatccctgtccccggtGTTCCCGGTGTTCCCGGTGTTCCCGGGCCgtgtccccattcctgtccccatccctgtccccggtgtccccggtgctCCCGGTGGCCCCGGGCCATGTCTGTcagtccctgtccctttccctgttcccatccctgtccccggtgtccccccggttCCCGGTGTTCCCGGGCCGTGTCCGtcactccctgtccccatccctgtccccattcctgtccccatccctgtccccggtgtccccggtgtccccccggttcccggtgtccccggtgttCCCGggccgtgtccccatccctgtccccatccctgtccccggtgttcccggtgtccccggtgttCCCGGTGTTCCCGGGCCGTGTCCGTCAGCCGCGGTCCCGCCCCCAGGAGGGCTTTGGCTTTTCCATGGCGACCGCTCCAAGGACGAGCCCCGAGCGCCCCCGGAGCGGGCACGGCCGCCAAGGGCGGCACTCGGGGgcatttggggcatttttggggattttcgGGGGGGGCTGAAGGagttccctccctcccgcccccccccatcccaaaaaaaaaaaaaaaaaaaacgcctGGAAAAAAAACCGGGATTGGAACCGCGCTGCTCCCACCGCCCCGGCATCGCCCGCTCCGCCTTCCAGCGGGAATTCTGCGCaattccagcctttcctcccgGAATTCTGCGCAATTCCAGGCTTTCCTCACGGAATTCTGCGCAATTCCAGGCTTTCCACCGGGAATTCTGCGCaattccagcctttcctcccgGAATTCTGCGCAATTCCAGGCTTTCCTCACGGAATTCTGCGCAATCCCAGGCTTTCCACCGGGAATTCTGCGCAattccaggtttttttcctcatcccGGAGCCCGGAATCCCTCGGCCGTCAATGAGGTGAGCGGCGCGTTCCCCTCTGCGGTGCTGCGGGAATGTCCTGGCgccagaggtgctgctggggggggggggggcggtgaCCCGAAAATGCGGGAATTCTTCCCACcgggaaggggaaaaaaaaaaaaaaaaatccgggATGCGAGGGGGGTTGGGACGTTGTGGGGCAGAGAGGAGCCGGAGCCGGGAAAAACCCGGATTTCTGCAGGTGCGCCCGGGAGGGGCAAAGGAGCGGGAATTGTCCTGGAAacccagcctggggaaaagattccttcctccctcctccctccttcctccttcctcattccttcctccctcctccctcatTCCTCATTCCTTcatctctccttcctccttcctcattCCTTCCTcattcctccctccttcctcattccttcctccctccttcctccttcctcattCCTTCCtcattccttcctccttcctcattccttcctccctccttcctccctcctttctccttcctccttccttcctcattcctttctccttcctcattCCTTCCtcattccttcctccctccttcctccccccttcctccttcctcatttcttccttccctcGTGATGCAACGGCGGGGAAGGATTgctgggggggggtgggggccGATCCCGCTGGGATCTCGGCTGGAATTTCTGCTGGAATTTCGGGAAAACCTGCCCGTGGTGGGGGAGAGGCCGGGCTGGTTCCAGTGCTGGTCCCAGTGCCTGATCCCAAACCCTGATCCCGAATCCTTATTCCAGACCCTGATCCCAAACCCTGATCCCGAATCCTTATTCCAGACCCTGATCCCAAACCCTGATCCCGAATCCTGgtcccaaatcctgatcccagaccctgatcccaaatcctgatcccaaatcctgatcccagaCCCAGATCCCAGACCCTGATCCCAGAcccagatcccaatcccagatcccaagtccccagtgccattcccgtgtcccctgtgccccccccgATGTCCGGATCCCAAGGCCAGATCCCTCCAGCAGGATCCCAACAGCGCGATCCCGGTGGGAGGATCCCTTTGGCAGATCCCGATGGCAGGATCCTGGATCACAGCAGGATCCCTCGGCTCGATCCCTCAGCCACATCCCGCCATTCCCGCCTCGTTGCCATTCCCAGCCTTACATAACAGGCgccaaattccccaaatcctgaaatcccGAATTTCCAAATTCCCAGATTCCTGGATTCCCGAATTCCTAGATTCCTGAATTCCCAGATTCCTGGATTCCCAGATTCCCAGATTCCTGAAATCCCAGAGTCTCgaattcccagattcccagaCTCCCGGATTCCtgaaccccaaattcccagattcccgaattcccagattcccaaattcccggattcccagattcccagattcccaaaccccaaattcccggaTTCCCAGATTCCCGGGTTCCCAGATTCCcgaaccccaaattcccagattcccagaCTCCCGGATTCCCGAATCCTGGAATCCCGGGATCCCTGGGCAGCcgaggggctgggcaggagccgGGCTGAGGCTGGGAGCGGGGGTTGGGATAATCCCCCCATCCCGTTTCCATGGCAACCGGCACCATTCCCGCCTTCCCGCATCCACCGGGATCctcttccagcctttcctccccGGCTGTTCCCGGGCACGGAGCGCGGGGGAGGCGGGATCCGGGGATCTGGGAATCCAGGGATCTGGGAATCTGGGAATCCGGGAATCCAGGGATCTGGGAATCTGGGGATCCAGGAACCCGGGGACCTGGGAATCTGGGACTACAGGGATCTGGGAATCCAGGAATCTGGGAATCTGGGGATCTGGGAATCCAGGGATCCAGTGATCCAGTGACATGGGAATCTGGggatccagggatccagggaccTGGGAATCTGGGAATACAGGGATCCGGGGATCTGGGAGTCTGGGAATCCAGGGATCCGGGAATCTAGGGATCCAGGGATCTGGGAATCCAGGGATCCGTGAGTCTGGGAATACAGAAATCTGGGAATATGGGGATCCAGGAATACAGGGATCCAGAGATCCAAGGATCCAGGAATCCAGGGAATCCATGGATCTGGGAATCCGGGGATCTGGGAGCGAGGCTGGGATGGATCCCCAGAACCGTCCGCTCCCGTCGGGATTCACCCCCGGAAGCGCCGCTCAGgttggatttggggattttccagCCTTCATTGCGGGATTCCAGGGGGGTTTGTCTGGATTTCCATCGGGAATGGGCAGATCCCGGGCCTGGATCTCCGggatcctgcaggaatgggaatgggatcctgcgggaatgggaatgggatcctgcaggaatgggaactgggatcctgcaggaatgggaatgggatcctgcgggaatgggaatgggatcctgtgggaatgggaactgggatcctgcaggaatgggaatgggatcctgtgggaatgggaactgggatcccgcaggaatgggatcaggatccCGCAGGAACGGGATCTGGGATCAggatcctgcaggaatgggatcaggatccCGCAggactgggatctgggatcAGGATCCCACAGGAACGGGATCTGGGATCAGGATCCCACAGGACTGGGATCAGGGTCCCGCAGGAATGGGATCTGGGATCAGGATCCCACAGGAACGGGATCTGGGATCAGGATCCCACAggactgggatctgggatcAGGATCCCGCGGGATCAGCGCTCGGCTCCCGCTCTCTTTTCCCGCTGCCATCAATAATTCACCGTGTTCGTTTTCCCTCAGCCATAATTAACCCATTCCCGACCTCCGtgcccccattcccagcagcttttccccGAATATTCCCAAAACCCAAAGATTTAAACTCCAGCAGCGAGTTTTGGGAGCAGCCGGGATaatcccaccccaccccctccATTCCTTCGTTTATTTTGTGGAGggattttaattaaattttaattctgaCCTCGGATGCTGCTTCCGACCACAGCCATGTTTATATTTAATGTGATAAATATTTCGCTTTTGTGgcataaatatttctatttaatggcgtaaatatttatcttttatgGGATAAATAATGAATTCCCGGGGCTGGAGCTTCCCTGCGCTCCACATTTgttgggaaaatgggaattttctgtTCCAAACAGGCTTTTATTTCacaggttttttccttcagccGGAACAAATTCATTTTCCAAGGGCTGTGATGGGACCttgaggggacagggatgtgacccagaaaaaaaagcaggatagGGAATTTTCCATGTTCCCatgtttttccatatttttccacattttcccccatttccccccatttttcccatttcccagggaTCACCGTGCTGACCAGCATCACCGACAGGTTCCCGTTGCCACAACCCCTGCTGGAATTGGGGCTgaatcccatttcccccaatttttccccatttcccccatttttccccatttccccccaatttttccccgtttcccccatttttccctatttcccccattcccccccatttccctccattcccccccatttttccccatttccccccattttcccccatttcccccattttttccccattttcccccatttcccccattccccccatttttccccatttcccccaattttctcccatttccccatttccccccaacTTTCTCGCATTCCCCCCCaaatttctcccatttccccccatttttccccattcccccccatttttccccattttccccccattttcccccatttttccccattcccctcccattttccccccatttttccccatttttccccattcccctcccattttccccatttcccccccattttcccccatttttccccattcccccccatttttccccattcccccccatttttccccatttttccccatcccCCCCATTCCCCTCCCATTTTCaccgtttttccccatttttccccaattttccccattcccctcccatttttccccgttttccccccatttttccccattttcccccattccccccatttcccccccattttttcccattttttccccattccccccccatttttccccatttttccccattcccccccacttcccctcccatttttccccattccccccattttcccccccatttcccccccatttcccccccatttttccccatttttccccattccccccccatttttccccatttttcctcattccccccatttcccccccatttcccccccattttaACCCCTTCTTTCCCACCCCCCAGGCATCACCATGCTGACCAGCATCACCGACggcttcctctgctgcctgctgggcaAGGCCCCCAACGCCGTGGGGCCGCTGGACAGCGTTGAGTCCGGCGACGGCTTCACCTTCCTGGAGGT
This window harbors:
- the MRPL34 gene encoding 39S ribosomal protein L34, mitochondrial — its product is MGSGVVGGRSEMAALGPVWARAGGRSFSLLRGFPFPLLPNALEPLPGSSGAAALRRVPVPAWDFQQTRGKCRGNEYQPNNWKRKKTHGWIKRIRTPGGIAVILRRMLKGRKSLSH